In a genomic window of Aphanothece sacrum FPU1:
- a CDS encoding DUF2283 domain-containing protein: protein MKISYDAEIDALYIRLVEGKHECKTVQLTDEMALNIGVNELLVGIEIIDAKEVLGSGNIPNVILENIPFTVV, encoded by the coding sequence ATGAAAATTAGTTATGATGCTGAAATTGATGCCCTTTATATTAGGCTGGTAGAAGGAAAACACGAATGCAAAACAGTTCAACTGACTGATGAAATGGCTTTAAATATTGGAGTCAATGAATTATTAGTGGGAATAGAAATTATCGATGCTAAAGAAGTTTTAGGTTCTGGTAATATTCCTAATGTCATTTTAGAAAATATTCCCTTTACTGTTGTTTAG
- a CDS encoding shikimate dehydrogenase produces the protein MSPEGTSIQTPITVTYSLGEVLKEINSKLDKMDEKFEAKFEKSEAKFEKFEAKFEKSEAKFEAKFDSIQKDITEIKMGQIRLEEEVKTIKEDVTEMKSIQRNLVNDVADLKGAKSLITPLIVSVVTAFLTLLFRLVPNFSQ, from the coding sequence ATGAGTCCCGAAGGCACAAGTATACAGACACCGATAACAGTCACTTACTCTCTAGGGGAAGTCTTGAAAGAGATCAACAGTAAGTTAGACAAGATGGATGAGAAATTTGAAGCCAAATTTGAAAAATCTGAAGCTAAATTTGAAAAATTTGAAGCCAAATTTGAAAAATCTGAAGCTAAATTTGAAGCTAAATTTGATAGCATTCAAAAAGACATCACTGAAATAAAAATGGGACAAATTCGGTTAGAAGAAGAAGTTAAAACTATCAAAGAAGATGTGACAGAAATGAAAAGTATCCAAAGAAATCTGGTTAATGATGTAGCCGACTTAAAAGGAGCAAAATCTTTAATTACTCCTCTTATTGTATCTGTAGTAACTGCTTTTTTAACTTTACTTTTCCGTCTTGTTCCTAACTTTTCTCAGTAA